Proteins from a single region of Sandaracinaceae bacterium:
- a CDS encoding amidohydrolase family protein, whose amino-acid sequence MDTVIRGGTVLTLCPVHDTREVRADLRVRGARIIAMGRAARRGPPARVLPAEGCVVIPGFVQAHVHLCQTLFRGTADGLPLLPWLQRRIWPFEAAHDARSTRASAQLGAAELLRSGTTTVLDMGSVHHHEQVFEALLASGLRAFSGKAMMDRGRGVPAGLRETLRDSLRASDALRDAWHGAADGRLRYAYAPRFVLSCSEALLRGVSERATTSAPSMPTLMHTHAAEHAEERAEVRRRLGRDDIDALAAHGITGPRALLAHGVQLRPVEIKRLARAGTRVVHCPSANMKLGSGIAPLRAFREHGLAVALGADGAPCNNRLDVFTEMRQAALLSCARERDALATSAADALRLATIDGARALGLDGDVGTLEIGKRADITVVHISALHHEPGGDALSRLVYAAQASDVRHVMVDGRVLVERGELRSLDEATVLTDARRELRKLMSRAS is encoded by the coding sequence CTGGATACGGTCATCCGTGGCGGCACCGTGCTGACGCTCTGCCCGGTCCACGACACCCGCGAGGTGCGCGCCGATCTCCGCGTGCGCGGCGCGCGCATCATCGCGATGGGCCGCGCAGCGCGTCGCGGCCCACCGGCGCGGGTGCTCCCGGCCGAAGGTTGCGTCGTCATCCCAGGGTTCGTGCAGGCCCACGTCCACCTTTGCCAGACCCTCTTCCGTGGCACGGCGGACGGACTCCCTCTGCTCCCGTGGCTGCAGCGGCGCATCTGGCCGTTCGAGGCCGCGCACGACGCGCGCAGCACGCGGGCGAGCGCGCAGCTCGGGGCGGCCGAGTTGTTGCGCTCGGGGACCACGACGGTGCTCGACATGGGGAGCGTCCACCACCACGAGCAAGTCTTCGAGGCGCTCCTGGCGAGCGGCCTGCGGGCTTTCTCGGGCAAGGCGATGATGGACCGCGGGCGTGGTGTGCCCGCAGGGCTGCGCGAGACCCTGCGCGACAGCCTGCGCGCGAGCGACGCGCTGCGCGACGCCTGGCATGGTGCGGCGGATGGACGCCTGCGGTACGCGTACGCCCCTCGCTTCGTGCTCTCGTGCTCGGAGGCGCTGCTACGTGGGGTGAGTGAGCGCGCCACGACGAGCGCCCCGTCGATGCCCACGCTCATGCACACGCACGCTGCGGAGCACGCCGAGGAGCGCGCGGAGGTACGCCGACGACTCGGGAGGGACGACATCGACGCGCTCGCGGCGCACGGCATCACCGGACCGCGGGCGCTCCTGGCGCATGGCGTCCAGCTGCGTCCCGTAGAGATCAAGCGGCTGGCACGCGCAGGCACCCGCGTGGTGCATTGCCCGAGCGCGAACATGAAGCTGGGGAGCGGCATCGCGCCACTCCGCGCGTTCCGAGAGCACGGGCTCGCCGTCGCGTTGGGAGCGGACGGTGCCCCCTGCAACAACCGCCTGGACGTCTTCACGGAGATGCGGCAAGCCGCGTTGCTGTCGTGCGCACGCGAGCGGGACGCGCTCGCGACCTCTGCGGCCGATGCACTACGGCTCGCCACGATCGACGGCGCGCGGGCGCTCGGCCTCGACGGCGACGTGGGCACGCTCGAGATCGGCAAGCGCGCCGACATCACGGTGGTGCACATCAGCGCCCTGCACCACGAACCTGGCGGTGACGCGCTCTCACGACTGGTCTACGCGGCGCAGGCGAGCGACGTGCGACACGTGATGGTCGACGGTCGTGTGCTGGTGGAGCGCGGTGAGCTGCGCTCTCTGGACGAAGCGACGGTGCTGACCGACGCGCGCCGTGAGCTGCGCAAGCTCATGAGCCGCGCGAGCTGA
- the cdd gene encoding cytidine deaminase: MTTLDTDIPWAALREAALAARAHAYAPYSQYLVGAALLDADGHVHRGANVENASYGLCLCAERSAFARAIADGVRSFRAILVMTDGDRPGTPCGMCRQVLAELAPSIPVRCETVGGARLDSDVPSLLPLAFDAERLP; this comes from the coding sequence ATGACAACGCTGGACACCGACATCCCATGGGCCGCGCTGCGCGAAGCCGCGCTGGCGGCACGCGCCCACGCCTACGCGCCCTACTCGCAGTACCTGGTGGGGGCCGCGCTGCTGGACGCCGACGGACACGTTCATCGAGGCGCCAACGTGGAGAACGCGAGCTATGGGCTGTGCCTGTGCGCCGAGCGGAGCGCGTTCGCGCGCGCCATCGCAGACGGGGTGCGCTCGTTCCGCGCGATCTTGGTCATGACGGATGGCGACCGCCCTGGGACCCCCTGTGGGATGTGCCGCCAGGTGCTGGCCGAGCTCGCGCCGAGCATCCCCGTGCGCTGCGAGACCGTCGGCGGTGCGCGCCTGGACAGCGACGTGCCCTCGCTGCTGCCCCTCGCCTTCGACGCCGAGCGGCTGCCGTGA
- a CDS encoding purine-nucleoside phosphorylase → MQEELVLARRCAVERPEDILDARILERRVALPAPGVVEAPAARRPVPLVAQHVTVGLAHEEVDVRPVVPGHGDLDGPCLVGTSVLVDATVAVFVDGVAQLVAVCDAQGLDLVENVDPRCLFRVDGERSTQHARGDLDRCHLRARRALLLSPCAAAAAWGRRDADRHHAERQARDADTDAATDTAEGRVRARGRGHGAHSTTGTARIHPANWWLTTSPTSASPSRVTDAIDASPIGTDATPTLAPCIARVRAAARHLEPEIALVLGSGLGGLADGFSEAVAIPYDELPGMPTSTVVGHRGRLVLGHFEGRACVAMQGRVHLYEGHSPSTVALGVRLMRGLGAHTLLVTNAAGGVREDLRPGDLMLITDQLNLTARTPLLGRNDDALGPRFPDMSAAYDPALRDLARRAAQGLAIGLPEGIYAGVLGPQYETPAEVRMLRALGGDAVGMSTVLEVIAARHCGLRVLGLSCITNAAAGLGEEALDHADVERVARRAHASFEALVRAIVSGMEAP, encoded by the coding sequence ATGCAGGAGGAGCTCGTACTCGCCCGCCGGTGCGCTGTCGAGCGGCCAGAAGACATTCTCGATGCGCGGATACTCGAGCGCCGAGTCGCACTGCCCGCGCCCGGCGTAGTCGAAGCGCCCGCCGCGCGCCGACCGGTCCCGCTGGTGGCTCAGCACGTCACCGTCGGGCTCGCGCACGAAGAGGTCGATGTCCGACCCGTTGTTCCAGGTCATGGTGATCTGGACGGCCCCTGCCTCGTAGGGACAAGCGTGCTCGTCGATGCGACCGTCGCAGTCTTCGTCGATGGCGTTGCACAGCTCGTTGCTGTTTGCGACGCACAGGGCCTCGACCTCGTCGAGAACGTGGACCCTCGTTGCCTGTTCCGGGTCGATGGCGAGCGCTCCACTCAACACGCGCGGGGCGACCTCGACCGGTGCCACCTCCGCGCCCGACGTGCTCTCCTGCTCTCCCCGTGCGCGGCGGCCGCAGCCTGGGGTCGACGCGATGCCGACCGACATCACGCCGAGCGCCAAGCCCGCGACGCCGACACGGACGCAGCGACGGACACAGCGGAGGGGAGAGTTCGCGCGCGAGGTCGTGGACACGGCGCCCACTCTACGACGGGAACCGCCCGGATTCATCCCGCGAACTGGTGGTTGACCACGTCGCCCACCTCAGCGTCTCCTTCTCGCGTGACAGACGCCATCGACGCCTCCCCAATCGGAACGGACGCCACGCCAACGCTGGCACCGTGCATCGCCCGCGTGCGCGCCGCCGCCCGCCACCTGGAGCCCGAGATCGCCCTCGTGCTGGGCTCGGGACTAGGGGGGCTCGCCGACGGGTTCTCGGAGGCCGTGGCCATCCCGTACGACGAGCTCCCGGGGATGCCGACCTCGACGGTCGTGGGACATCGTGGACGTCTCGTCCTGGGCCACTTCGAGGGCCGCGCCTGTGTGGCCATGCAAGGCCGCGTCCACCTCTACGAGGGGCACTCCCCCAGCACCGTGGCGCTCGGCGTGCGGTTGATGCGAGGGCTCGGCGCGCACACGCTGCTGGTGACCAACGCCGCGGGCGGCGTGCGCGAGGACCTGCGCCCCGGTGACCTGATGCTCATCACGGACCAGCTGAACCTGACCGCGCGGACACCGCTGCTCGGACGCAACGACGACGCGCTCGGTCCGCGGTTCCCGGACATGAGCGCAGCCTATGACCCCGCGCTGCGCGACCTGGCACGGCGCGCCGCCCAGGGCCTGGCGATCGGCTTGCCGGAGGGCATCTACGCGGGCGTGCTGGGGCCACAGTACGAGACGCCAGCCGAGGTGCGCATGCTCCGCGCGCTGGGAGGCGACGCCGTCGGCATGAGCACCGTGCTCGAGGTCATCGCCGCGCGGCACTGCGGGCTGCGCGTGCTGGGGCTCTCGTGCATCACGAACGCAGCCGCGGGCCTGGGGGAAGAGGCCCTCGACCACGCCGATGTCGAACGAGTCGCGCGCCGCGCCCACGCGAGCTTCGAGGCGCTCGTGCGCGCTATCGTGTCGGGCATGGAGGCGCCATGA